In Dunckerocampus dactyliophorus isolate RoL2022-P2 chromosome 21, RoL_Ddac_1.1, whole genome shotgun sequence, the sequence GTTAAGGAGTTACATTTTTCTGGATTCAGGGGAACAAATTGAAACCATTTGAGTTGCTTCCTAATTCTCATTGTTGTCTGTCCTCCTGAGCAGAAGGACAAAGCAGACCCTTTCGATGTGGAAGAGGTCGTGCAGGAGATGTCCAGAGATCAGAGAGCGTCTCTGTGGGGGAAACTTGCCTCCCTTCTGCAGGACGTCCTGTTGGAGGTCCCCCCTGAGCGCTGGGAGGAGGACGGCAGAGACACGGACCCCGTGAGTTTGTTTGGACCTCAACCACTGAACGGCAAAATGCTGCTGCATCTTGGTCATATTGTGCTTGCCTTCATCCTCTAGCAACATGCCATGGCCGTTGTGAATGGCGTTACGCTCGTGGCCAGCGTGTCACTCAAGGTCCTGCAAGATGGAGACTCCTACAAAGGCCTTCTTGATGTTGCCCGCCAGCTTCACAGTGGGTGTGCTCGCCACTTTCTTCTACGATGAATGgtgtcacttaaaaaaaaaaaagtccctccTTCCCTTGCCCAGATGTTCTACTGTCTCTTCCGGTGTCGGGGGCCCACGTGCCGCCCCACATTCACACGCTGTGTGAAGCCTGGTGGAAAAAAGGCCTGCAGGACAAAGAGAAGTTTGGCCACACTGCTTTCATCATCTCGCTGCAGAAGAGCTCAGTTTTGGAGAAAGTGGTCTGTATTTGATTTGCACAATTGAATGTATGAAAACTAATCCAGAAACATGGTTGTATGCTTGTATGTAATATAGAAATCATTTTTCTCCTCATCTGTTCTCTATTTTTATGCCTTTCTTGTCAGGGTTCTGAAATCCAAAGAGTCTGGAGCCTCCACAAGGTGCTGTTGGATGTGGACTACGCCTCTAGCAAGGAGCTCATCGACCAGCTGCTCCAGTGTTTCTGCCGACCCGCCTTCATCAGAAACAACGATGTGAGTGTTAGTGCTTGCATCCATCGCTGTCATGTCCGTCAACCGTGTGTGTGGCCTTGCAGGGCAAGCGCTTCCTGGTGTTTCTCTTCAGCTGGGACATCAATTTCATCAGTCTCATTCACAGCACCATCAAAAATAATCTGGAGTTCTTCAGCAAGTAAGAGATCGTTATGCAGCTCGGTAACACTTGTCCCTAGCGGTCCTGACTGTGGCTTTGGTTGAATCCAGGAGCACAGTGTCGCACATCACAGAGATCTACTTCAGGGCCTGGAAGAAGGCCAGCGGAGACTTCCTGGAGAAGATTGAGAATGCATGCATACAAGATTTCATGCAGTGTGCCATCCTGCTGCACAGAGCCTCACCTGTCCACACAAAAGTCAGACAGGTAGACGTGTGCATAATCTACTTTAACCGTAACTTTACTACTGGATGATCCCTGTGCATACTTTGCTGCTCTACCGTAAATGCTGGCTTCTTTTGCTGCAGATTTTGAGCTACTTCCACACAAGAAAAAGCTGCCACCGAGTGGACAAGATGCTCAATGACTTGTACAAGCCCATCCTTTGGAAAGCCCTCTGTGTACGTATTTAGGGTGGAGTGTTTTACATGTGGTCCTATAATggtgccaaatcggtactttGGAACCGGtgctaaaaaaaatcaaaacgagccaaattttgtccaaaaacaaatgcaagttGAACATGTTTTACCTGAGCACCACATGaggctaaagcaggggtgtccaaactttttccacgagggccacatagtgaaaaatgaacggataaaagggccactttgatacttctaaagcaacacatgtagatatgctaggaagttaaatatatttcaagaataaacacatctcagctttgcgacgtaggtggaaaaaaactattattagtattatccttgctcttttttccccatttttgctttttaaaatttattttgtaaatatttaaactACCTaacctttgtaaattttcttttcattgtattatgacttcatttccatatttttcccataatattataacttttccccaacctaacttttatttagtttgtttcttgtcatattataactttaaggttttttttcttaaatttttcaAAGCAATGCTACTAACATgccaatttttcctcataatattacaagtttattcttgtaaaattgcgacttttgtctCGTTAGAGTATGAttttttctattcatatttgaactttgttcctgtaaaattacagccccCCCCCATTTCtaccgtttttgttttttatttttcaactattttgactttcttcatgtcaattttcttcctgtaattatgacttaatttccataatattttgactttattttcctaatattacaactttttctgcaatctaattttccaaaaattgcaactttatttgttgttttgtttttttcgcataatattataacttttttcctttaaatatttcaactttatgctcgtaaaatgacattatttttcttcataatacagtattcacgcattattctcgtaaaattaagactttcttagattacaacttttttctcttaatgttttgacactacttcccatttttgctgtaattgtttttttttttaattatatttttaaattgtgtcgCGGGCCAATGGTCTAAAGGCTGCACCTCTCATCACCAGGCCCCTAACTTTGAAGTTCGTGCCAACGCCACTTTGCTTTTCACCTCGGCGTTCCCCATCCACGACCCCGATCAAGACAATGAAAAAATTGATGGGGCTGTTCAAAAGCAGCTGGACACCGTCATGGTGAGAATGTTTAATGGCCGTCTGTTGTGTTGGTATCGTCCAAGGTGGTCCTAACGTGTCAGTATTTCACCTTTAGGGTCTCCTTTATGACCCTCACCCCACCGTACGCTCCAACGCGATCCTGGGTGTCTGTAAGATGCTTGCCAAGTGCTGGGAGCTCCTGCCGCCAGCCATCATCACGGACTTCCTGAAGAAGCTGTTGACAGAGCTGGCATCCGACACCAGCTCCCCCGATGTCCGCTGCTCTGTCTTTAAGGTGCGCTTCCACTCGCCATGCGTCTTAAACTGTCATGTTTTGCTAGCAACGTGATGTCCCTCCTTAGTCTCTCAGCATTGTCCTGGACAACACGCTCAGCCACCCTCTGCTGGAAAAGCTGCTGCCCACGCTCAAATATAGCGTCCACGACAAGTCGGAGACTGTGCGCATAGCGTTCCTCGACATGCTCATCAATGTCAAAGCAGTGCGGGCAGCCAAGGTGCTTCAACTCTGTGTGTAcgctcactggccacaacattaggtccACATGTAATGAACACCCCTGAGTCATACAGTTCTTGTACTGGATTCattgtacaggtgtacctaatgaaatgtccagtgagtgtataaaaaaaaaaattgcacctcCACCGGTCTGAAGCGTCAAGATGCTCTTTGGCTTACCCGTCCCCTCTCTGCATCCACCTCCAGTTCTGGGACGTGTGCAACATGGAACACCTGCTTGCCCGCCTCGCTTTGGACTCCCAGTCCGTGTCCAAGCGCGTTGCCGAGCTGCTCTTCAAGTCCTTCTTCCCCGTCGACGATTCGGAACGGGAGTGGTGCAGCAGGTGCATGACCCTCATCCAGATGAACCCCATGGCAGCCCGAAGATTCTACCAGTACGCCTACATACACACCGACCCCACTAACATAGGTAAGAATACCATGTAGTTGCACACCCCGTATGTTAGCATTTAAGATTAACGTCTTGTTTTGGTCTCCCTCCAACAGTAAAACTGATGCTGGCCATCCGCCGCATCCTCAACACCTGCATTCCGAGTGAAGGCAGCGAGATCAATGACAGCAACAAGGAAAACAGCATTGTACGTTTACAGCTTTGGTGGGGGCGGTGGAACAAAAACACATCGCGGTAAATGTGtattgaacaaataaacaaacaagtagcAATAAAAgtttcaaatggaaaaaaagaaagttttctgataatgcattgcatctgagcaatgcAGTCATTGGTGCTTGCAATGCTGTCAGCCTGCCTTtgtgctcctctggctccctccgGTGGGCAgatgcagcattgcagcaccatccatccacccattttctatgctgcttgtcctccaataaaatgctttgctcagacgcagTGCATTATAGGAAAAtattatatttcttaggtacaccttttgagtgttaagttgctgcgtgatgattttagtgttctttgtaagatgaaaccatgTGTCAGAGTGTTAAATTGAATGGCACAGTAAACGATTTGTAGTAGTtcttttatgacgtggacatgtgaggcttatagtccggtgcggcttatatactgtatgtacaaatctgttttttcctctaaatttagtggatgCTGCTTGTACACCACAGTTGACAATAAATAATTgatttggcttttttgacaagaatttaaaaaaagaaacgctTTCATGTCAAATTTGTACAAATTTGTGTCAATTAAAATGTATAAGGTAAAGTAAACGGATAAGTATTCACCCCCTTCAGGTCAGTATTTAGTAAATGCACCATTAACTGCGATCATAGCACTTGCAAAACAGCCCAGACTGTCAGATTCCTCAGACAAAAACAACCTTCTTCTTCATTTTTGGTACATTTCAAGTGAGAGTTCATGGCTTTCTCACCAGATACAACTGGTAAAGAACCCGTGCAACAGTTGTTGCATGTGCAGTCTCTTCCGTTTGGGAAAACTGAACTTCTAACTCCTTCAGAGTGGTTGTAGGCGTCCTGGTGGCCTCTAGTCTTCTTCTTGTCTGATCAgtttgtagtaataataatccaCAAGGGAGCTTACTTGATTATCATTAAGGCAGGTTTGATTTCACGCTCAGTAGGAAAGCTTTTATCAGCAGCCAGCATGTTAAAGAACAATTTGGACTGATGATGTGTTTTGACACTCTTGTATTAGGTGTTCAACACACCAAAAATCCTCCTCGTTTTAGTCAGGAATAACGTAGATGATGGTGATGTGTGTCTTCAGGCTGAGAGTGGACCTCTGGCCAACGACATGGTGGCCAGTCTGCTGGAGGTGGTGGCCATCCTGTGGCGAAGCATCAACAACGTCTTGAAACGCAACAAGGAGGCTCAAACGTTCGTGTACACCAAGTTTGGTGGTGTCATGAGCAAGTACTTCAGCATCTTTGAGGTAACATTCTTATTTTCCCTCTCTTATGAGGAAGAACCTTGCCAGTTAACTGATACATGTAACATATATGTAGCAcatatcagtgtttcccacacgaCTGCAGTTATGTCCTTTTCTAATTTGCATACTTGGCCATCACGCAAAACTCTGGCCAAagcggatattttcaaaaacctggattcagtgtttgtgtgtggatatgTAAAATGGAGCTTTTTGGTTGTGCAATAAGAATTGTGCAACACTATTCCATGTTTTTATTCgggggttttatgctgccgattccaatactgATCATCGATGAGTGAGATcgactgatgatcacatgaaTAAACTGTACATTGTtctatttatgatgagtgctatggGCCAGAGGCAATGTATAGGGcagaaaagttaggacaattcccaaaaaataggtacTGTATAAGCCTAACTGGACTACTTGTATAAGCCGCaagtgtccacgtcataaaactgggttcataaatacacaggacttgatggaaaatgtcctttgtgccaatcacatgaggcgtggatgttgagagtgaacttgatctcagccatgggaaggatgtacattttgggacacatcagtAGTGTATCTTTGAATGagtgggtgtttcggcctttcaacactagacGCCCTCATCATAGGCGGCCGACTACAGGGTGACCAAGCCTGAGCCCCATGCCCAAATatgagtaaagtagtgcctggaaagtggaaGGGCCTGGGACCAACAAACTGCCCCGCCCACTGGATTGTCGCTCAGCCTCCCTTATTCCCCCCAAACCCCACCCTTGggtaagggcaggaaggaaggggatgggtttaaaacttctttagggtcgtcaggtgggtaccctctgtcattggtgtttcgataataggcccactgataggcccatgacacctccagagagctcatcggcaacacctggcgTCCCAGATGTGTGCCCCCCgatgctttgagcccagcaagggtCCTTGCACTTGATTCATAGCCACTGGTTGCTTCTTTCggccgcttcagagactgatcttattgtctgttgcagagcctgtccatgaatgccaaggtctttcatgaGCCTGGTGGTAgagaagccacaaaacctctgcatcctacttcagctggatagaccttggccttccaaatgacatattgtggcacgcatggtagctctttatttgacaggagccagtcatggctatgaaaaaactcacgacgagcttgtcaaccctttGGAAGTCACAGGAgctcattactcagtataacagcccgactcatggtgtcatcttagaaagaacgctaaaatcatcacacagaataaaaaaaagtccagttttcctttaacgttcaaaaggtagctaagaaatgtacaatacaagtaccaatacaagtttaaaataagaaacaactattttaacggcTTCAAATCatgcatttcgtcccagcaaAGTATTTCATTGGACATGGCTGCCGGGTgactggtggacagaggcagctgatgaatcattgcagcgcctcTGCAGCAAACGGGTCGCGccacatctattttttttttctaaaaaggtAACTCGAAATCTGTGGCAGGCCGccagaaataaatgaatgagcGGAGCGTAATCACATCCTGTTGTTTTTATATGGTTATTGCTGCTTGCATTTGCTTTGCCTTTCTGTCAGTTCTGTGTAAAATCAATTAACctaattgtgtttgtgttgttcagGATGAGCGATGCACAGCTCCTCTTGTGCAGATGGCCTCTCTCCTGCCTCCCAATGCAGTACCAACATTCAGGTGAGCATGTGTGCATCTTTTTGTCATGGCTCTTCCACTGATCTCGCTTTGGTCGTCTATCCTAGCTGTGGTGTGCTCTCCCGGCTGAGGAGGATGGACTCTGGAGCCACGGCGGTGCAGTACGGCATGCTGCTGGACTGCATGTGCATGTGGGGCCAAGCTACAAGCATCTTGGAGCTCATCACTGACTGGCTTGCAGAAGCCCTGCCCAAGAAACAAGGGGTCAGTCAGTCGTCActgcaatggaaaaaaatgtgtcagaATGTGTCCTGAAAGCTGTGATGTCTTCTTGCCGTCACCCCTCAGGGAACACACAACAGTCAGAAGGTGCAGTTCCAGGAGACAGTGGAGGCCAAACCGGACATAGCGCTGGCTTACTTGGAGTACCTACTGATCCACTCGTCCACACGGGACAAAGTCCTGGCTCTTAGTCAGGGTCCACTCCGTGAGCTCCATACAGTTCTAGGAAACTGGAAGGTGAGTTGGCAGCAGTCATCTTCACCTGAAATCAGGCCATTCCTCATGTTAACATTCTACTCTACAGACGGTGCTGTACTCTCACCTCAGTTCCGCCTCTGAAGGTGCACGCGCCTCCAGTGTGGCCCTGAAAGCCTTCACCTGTCACGGCCGCCTCAGTGCGCACCTGCAAAATGGCGTGAGTGTACTTGTTGTTTGAGGCTGCAGAGAAGCCATCTTTTGTCATGAAATTGTCAAGAAATGCTGCATCGCCCCCTAGCTGTCAGACGGCCGCGAGTACCTGCAGTCTCTGGCGCACACGGCAGCGTGGGTGGCCGAGAGGGTGCTGCCCTTCCTGGCCAAAGGTCGCCTGGGAGACGCTGATGAGGATGCAGAGACAGCGACACAATTGGCGTTGGAGATAACCGAGGTGAGCATCCAAGGCTTGCTGCTTGCAGGGGAGAGTTGTGCCAAGACTGTTTATAACTGTCATAATCAAAGTCAAATTGCTGAAAGTGTGCATTTCCTGATCAATTATAGGGCCGAGACTCAAGCCTCACCGTACTTCTGAATACACAATCCTtcacaaatgtatttaataaacaccatgactttctacatccTGTGTAAGGTCTTTAATGTATGTAAGGGTGTGCCATCACTATTTTGGCTGGTTGGACAATAAACTGTAGAGAATAGTCAGTGAAGCAGACAGTAGCCAGCCATGAACCTTACCGTACGTTACTGCTTAGTAGTGAATATGAACGTATATAATAGTTTCCCCCTCCATCAGAACTTCCTGTTGGTGTGCAAAGACGTGGTGCTGGTGGGTTTGGCTGACGACATCCTCAGGGGTGAAATCCTGCACCTGTGCTCGCTCGTCCTGCTCTCAGGTGAGTCTTGTATGGCGGAAAaggtttagtttatttctaaGATACGTAACAAAGTCACACTGAAGTACATCACATTTTTACACAATTCTAAATGTTTGAAAAGCagtcggaagaagcagagctgatttaatcctaccccttctccatgtcttcGCAAATACTGATATACCtgtagtaatccctcgtttatcaatgttgattagttccagacccgaccgtgatcagttaatttctgcaaagtagaattctttattcataaatggaatatttctgtagttggagcacagaaaacctgtttacaaccttctaaattagatttttgacattattagagcccttcagacaagaactaacacccctatagtcacatttacaacagacataatgagagtaaataagccatttattgtgtgcgttgctataaatgtcgagggaaaggcttaaatacagtttaaggcctaggctaccagcacttattagttcgctgacgaatcactttggatgaggagcgaaacgtccgacacattcttcacagaagtacagatgacgtctcaagaagcctttccctcgatggacaactcctgtacgactgagagcctacacagacgttgctataaatgtgttccgtacGGGAGGACCGGAAGCgatgggggttcagagttgagtttcagcttgccgtgggttacggccgcagttgcccatgtttttattagtgaTATAAGGGATTATTGTGCACTGTTGTGAGATCAATCACACcagtaataaaagcctgttctttcggcaatcaagtctggtgcttgtgtgtcttaccaaacattacaggaacattactgacacctagtgaccagtgtagaatactaccttTCATCaccacatctttgaatgcgtcttttgaattgtattttagctcatttagccatttttatgcttgagaatgcttaacttaggcaaaaaatacataaaatttgcttaaatatgtatatgttttgactaataactatgttcaaccacgaaaccacacgatttatttacttttgaaaaactgtgccaagagtgaagctgcaaaatttgacaTACCGTAACATCCAGTgcataagctgctacttttttattaaactttgaaccctacgGCTTACACACCggttaatttatggctaaattacaatctcgtgacatctcctttgctTCAGAATAACTattaatcgtttaaatactgtgccacgaaatataacagtctgactcacagtgtcaacatacaaagaacactaaactcatcacacagcaacttaacaatcaaaaggtatacctaagaaatatacaaaaaagtaccaatggcaaaaaaaacaataataaagcataataaataatgcattGCACTCATTGGTGCCTGCTGGGGTGCTGTAATGATATCggcctccctctggtggacagaggcagcattgcagcgtcatccatccatccatccattttctatgctgcttgtcctccaatgaaatgctttgctcagatgcaatgcattatgggaaaactttaaaacgtttttttttatttatttaattttaaactcgtattggtacttgtttgtatatttcttaggtataccttttgagtgctatgttgctgtgtgtgtgtgtgtgtgtgtgtgtgtgttagaagtTTAGTCTTATTTGtaaagtcagactgttatattgagtaatgacctgcaatttccaatgggttgacaagcttgtcgtgaggtTTTTTTATCGCTCATGATTGGcacctgtcaaataaagagctacctggtcctcatggactcgtgcgcgccacaatatgtcatttaatGACGTGGAcgtgtgcggcttatagtctggtgtggcttatatatgtacaaatctgtttttttcctctaaatttagtgggtgtggcttataaaccggaatttacggtagtttTTAATAGTTCTTTCAGTTGTGAATTcgggataaatgatatcagacactgtggttcgGCATTCTTTCTTATAAAGAGCATACTTCTGTACTGTTTTGTTAAACTGGGTTATATTAGTACATTGGTTGACTTTTTTTACTCAACCCATTCCAtgttttaattccacatacagaaatggtaaaagtgtgttgttgtgtgtgtgtgcacacaaatgtttgaaatgtagtttttcctGATCAGTGAATTGCAATGTTTGTGATAGAATGAATATAGGGattgtgtgttctctgtagcAAAAATGTATGGATTGTCCTGACTGCCCATTTTTTGGCAGTGTAATTAGACAGAGCTTTTGTGAAGCACCAACAGTAAAACTGGAAACTCAAACTTGTTTGCTTGGCA encodes:
- the ncapg2 gene encoding condensin-2 complex subunit G2 — encoded protein: MSKRAAFVEAATKDNVEDFLQFIKRHKDKADPFDVEEVVQEMSRDQRASLWGKLASLLQDVLLEVPPERWEEDGRDTDPQHAMAVVNGVTLVASVSLKVLQDGDSYKGLLDVARQLHNVLLSLPVSGAHVPPHIHTLCEAWWKKGLQDKEKFGHTAFIISLQKSSVLEKVGSEIQRVWSLHKVLLDVDYASSKELIDQLLQCFCRPAFIRNNDGKRFLVFLFSWDINFISLIHSTIKNNLEFFSKSTVSHITEIYFRAWKKASGDFLEKIENACIQDFMQCAILLHRASPVHTKVRQILSYFHTRKSCHRVDKMLNDLYKPILWKALCAPNFEVRANATLLFTSAFPIHDPDQDNEKIDGAVQKQLDTVMGLLYDPHPTVRSNAILGVCKMLAKCWELLPPAIITDFLKKLLTELASDTSSPDVRCSVFKSLSIVLDNTLSHPLLEKLLPTLKYSVHDKSETVRIAFLDMLINVKAVRAAKFWDVCNMEHLLARLALDSQSVSKRVAELLFKSFFPVDDSEREWCSRCMTLIQMNPMAARRFYQYAYIHTDPTNIVKLMLAIRRILNTCIPSEGSEINDSNKENSIAESGPLANDMVASLLEVVAILWRSINNVLKRNKEAQTFVYTKFGGVMSKYFSIFEDERCTAPLVQMASLLPPNAVPTFSCGVLSRLRRMDSGATAVQYGMLLDCMCMWGQATSILELITDWLAEALPKKQGGTHNSQKVQFQETVEAKPDIALAYLEYLLIHSSTRDKVLALSQGPLRELHTVLGNWKTVLYSHLSSASEGARASSVALKAFTCHGRLSAHLQNGLSDGREYLQSLAHTAAWVAERVLPFLAKGRLGDADEDAETATQLALEITENFLLVCKDVVLVGLADDILRGEILHLCSLVLLSETGYRCIPVVLQLLKEVTDSLVLEDNKHAEGDEEDAATVCLGLVANIFQKIIERLARRLKTEPEGGKQLCQSAVPGMTDFLQVAQSCTSAPLNGVFSTLFAIIIVETKHALQKITNPEEVMSPETVEDMPPLSAVLLSVLLKSAAVTRAFLTEVVSSLDMEAFSGVSELVAVVHILAVLRGAGQSKACLKSAAMHVRQQLDVHADSCDIQRLLHEAAAKTLDEILD